In Xanthomonas sacchari, a genomic segment contains:
- a CDS encoding YiiG family protein, whose amino-acid sequence MKSSLRMAALAVAVSVFLSACGGKPSATPTDSDASADASHASADAAASAADQALTSKLNAYIECFNKVDGRIHEGAQQYIRWMADPKAGPTGKETSVYGPAPIDEYAMKLCDAPMTQAIAAKPALPALDTAAKRYQAALKTLQPLANQARDYYDREDYQDDQFAKGKQLHAPLMAALSEFHEASEAFSHELDAQNDAAQREQLKAMEKAEGRTRDFYRLSMMLEAKDIVGLMQDDDFDTAKATALVAGFNSLSDEAHAKVANQEPGKSDWSGFESAAEDFRKEAKARIKRVADKVPYSEFERRSLDNPIVAPEGSPARLMKRYNDLVFQSNRQR is encoded by the coding sequence ATGAAATCCTCTTTGCGTATGGCGGCGCTGGCCGTCGCTGTGTCCGTTTTCCTGAGCGCATGCGGTGGCAAGCCGTCCGCCACGCCGACCGATTCCGATGCCAGTGCCGATGCCAGCCATGCATCCGCCGATGCTGCCGCCAGCGCCGCGGACCAGGCGCTGACCAGCAAGCTCAATGCCTACATCGAATGCTTCAACAAGGTCGATGGGCGCATCCACGAAGGCGCGCAACAGTACATCCGCTGGATGGCCGACCCCAAGGCCGGTCCCACCGGCAAGGAAACCAGCGTGTACGGGCCCGCCCCGATCGACGAATACGCGATGAAGCTGTGCGACGCGCCGATGACCCAGGCGATCGCGGCCAAGCCGGCGTTGCCGGCGCTGGATACGGCGGCGAAGCGCTATCAGGCCGCGTTGAAGACGCTGCAGCCGCTGGCCAACCAGGCCCGCGACTACTACGACCGCGAGGACTACCAGGACGACCAGTTCGCCAAGGGCAAGCAGTTGCATGCGCCGCTGATGGCCGCGCTGTCCGAATTCCACGAGGCCAGCGAGGCGTTCAGCCATGAGCTGGACGCGCAGAACGATGCCGCGCAGCGCGAGCAGTTGAAGGCGATGGAGAAGGCCGAGGGCCGCACCCGCGACTTCTACCGGCTGTCGATGATGCTCGAGGCCAAGGACATCGTCGGCTTGATGCAGGACGACGACTTCGACACCGCCAAGGCCACGGCGCTGGTGGCCGGCTTCAACAGCCTGTCCGACGAAGCGCACGCCAAGGTCGCCAACCAGGAGCCGGGCAAGTCCGACTGGAGCGGTTTCGAGAGCGCCGCGGAGGATTTCCGCAAGGAAGCCAAGGCGCGGATCAAGCGCGTGGCGGACAAGGTTCCGTACAGCGAATTCGAGCGGCGCTCGCTGGACAATCCGATCGTCGCGCCGGAAGGCTCGCCGGCACGCTTGATGAAGCGCTACAACGACCTGGTGTTCCAGAGCAACCGCCAGCGCTGA
- a CDS encoding class II fumarate hydratase encodes MSDTYRVEHDSMGELQVPADALWGAQTQRAVQNFPVSGRPMPRGFIRALGLIKAAAAGVNADLELLPKAVAKAIQAAALEVADGRHDAHFPIDIYQTGSGTSSNMNANEVIATLANRHAKGAGKHGGKALPAVHPNDHVNLGQSSNDVVPTAIRVAALLAAREQLSPALKHLRKVIDKRAKQLQGVVKTGRTHLMDAMPLTFGQEFGAWSAQLLSAQARIDDSLKRLRRLPLGGTAIGTGINADPRFGGKVAKALSALTDHSFESAENKFEGLAAQDDAVELSGQLNALAVALIKIANDLRWMNAGPLAGLGEIELPALQPGSSIMPGKVNPVIPEATVMACAQVIGHHTAITVAGQTGNFQLNVTLPLIAANLLESIQLLSNVSLLLADSAIAGLKVREERVREALDRNPILVTALNPIIGYEKAAAIAKRAYKENRPVLEVAKEDSGLGEDELRRLLDPAALTEGGIHAGAGGGG; translated from the coding sequence ATGAGTGACACATACAGGGTCGAACACGACAGCATGGGCGAACTGCAGGTGCCTGCGGACGCCTTGTGGGGTGCGCAGACCCAACGTGCGGTGCAGAACTTTCCGGTGTCCGGGCGACCGATGCCGCGCGGCTTCATCCGCGCGCTTGGCCTGATCAAGGCCGCCGCGGCCGGGGTCAACGCCGATCTGGAGCTGTTGCCCAAGGCCGTCGCCAAGGCGATCCAGGCCGCGGCGCTGGAGGTGGCCGACGGCCGCCACGACGCGCATTTCCCGATCGACATCTACCAGACCGGATCGGGCACCTCGTCGAACATGAACGCCAACGAGGTCATCGCTACGCTGGCCAACCGTCATGCCAAGGGCGCCGGCAAGCACGGCGGCAAGGCGCTGCCGGCGGTGCATCCCAACGATCACGTCAACCTCGGCCAGAGTTCCAACGACGTGGTGCCGACCGCGATCCGCGTCGCCGCGCTGCTGGCGGCGCGCGAGCAGCTGTCGCCGGCGCTCAAGCATCTGCGCAAGGTGATCGACAAGCGCGCCAAGCAACTGCAGGGCGTGGTCAAGACAGGGCGCACCCATCTGATGGACGCAATGCCGCTGACCTTCGGCCAGGAGTTCGGCGCCTGGTCGGCGCAACTGCTGTCGGCGCAGGCGCGCATCGACGACAGCCTCAAGCGCCTGCGCCGGCTGCCGCTCGGTGGTACCGCCATCGGCACCGGCATCAATGCCGATCCGCGCTTCGGCGGCAAGGTCGCCAAGGCGTTGTCGGCGCTGACCGACCACAGCTTCGAGAGCGCCGAGAACAAGTTCGAGGGCCTGGCCGCGCAGGACGACGCGGTGGAACTGTCCGGCCAGCTCAATGCGCTGGCGGTGGCGCTGATCAAGATCGCCAACGACCTGCGCTGGATGAACGCCGGGCCGCTGGCCGGCCTCGGCGAGATCGAACTGCCGGCGCTGCAGCCGGGCAGCTCGATCATGCCGGGCAAGGTCAACCCGGTGATTCCCGAGGCCACGGTGATGGCCTGCGCGCAGGTCATCGGCCACCACACCGCGATCACCGTGGCCGGGCAGACCGGCAACTTCCAGTTGAACGTGACCCTGCCGCTGATTGCGGCCAACCTGCTGGAGTCGATCCAGTTGCTGAGCAACGTGTCGCTGCTGCTGGCCGACTCGGCGATCGCCGGGCTCAAGGTGCGCGAGGAGCGGGTGCGCGAGGCGCTGGACCGCAATCCGATCCTGGTCACCGCGCTGAATCCGATCATCGGCTACGAAAAGGCCGCGGCGATCGCCAAGCGCGCCTACAAGGAGAACCGGCCGGTGCTGGAGGTGGCCAAGGAAGACAGCGGCCTCGGCGAGGACGAACTGCGCCGGCTGCTGGACCCCGCCGCGCTGACCGAAGGCGGCATCCACGCCGGCGCGGGCGGCGGCGGCTGA
- a CDS encoding carbon-nitrogen hydrolase family protein, producing MRIAAIQCAAIDDDLDGACQVIVQRLHWAAAQAIDLLVFPEAFLLGHSYDAQTIRRRARQASEAALDVLCRHVAGFETTLVIGAFELRPPHVFNSALVVEHGRITGRYAKAHPNEPVVSAGRDFPTFLRSGLRYGINVCNDANHADAAARIAAQGAALIVYPLNNMLPPQTAARWRARSLQNLVDRARQTHCWIASADVTGMANGHVSYGCTAIVAPDGRIVARVPESSEGAAVYDVPKPPPAATRG from the coding sequence ATGCGGATCGCGGCCATCCAATGCGCGGCCATCGACGACGACCTGGACGGCGCCTGCCAGGTCATCGTACAGCGCCTGCACTGGGCCGCCGCGCAGGCGATCGACCTATTGGTATTCCCCGAAGCGTTCCTGCTCGGGCATTCCTACGATGCGCAGACGATCCGCCGCCGCGCCCGCCAGGCATCGGAGGCGGCGCTGGACGTGCTATGCCGACACGTGGCGGGCTTCGAGACGACCCTTGTCATCGGCGCCTTCGAACTGCGGCCTCCGCACGTCTTCAATAGCGCGCTGGTGGTCGAGCACGGCCGGATCACCGGACGCTACGCCAAGGCCCATCCCAACGAACCGGTGGTGAGCGCGGGTCGCGACTTCCCCACCTTTCTCAGGTCGGGCCTGCGCTATGGCATCAATGTCTGCAACGACGCCAACCATGCCGACGCCGCTGCGCGGATCGCCGCGCAGGGCGCCGCCCTGATCGTGTACCCGCTCAACAACATGCTGCCGCCGCAGACCGCCGCGCGCTGGCGTGCGAGGAGTCTGCAGAACCTGGTGGATCGCGCGCGGCAGACCCATTGCTGGATCGCCTCGGCCGACGTGACCGGCATGGCGAATGGACATGTGAGTTACGGCTGCACCGCGATCGTCGCGCCCGATGGCCGGATCGTGGCGCGTGTCCCCGAGTCGAGCGAAGGCGCGGCGGTGTACGACGTGCCGAAACCGCCGCCTGCGGCAACGCGCGGCTGA
- a CDS encoding PLP-dependent aminotransferase family protein produces the protein MADIRARIAARTCLPGARLPSVRMQARALRVSVSTVVEAYERLVAEGAIVARPGSGFYVAGPVAPLALAHLGPKLDRQIDPLWVSRQSLEADARVLRPGCGWLPPAWLYAAGMRRALRTLARADTLELTEYATPLGHPGLRQFLSRRLAGNGVQAPPEQILLAESGTHAIDLICRFLLSPGDTVLVDDPCYFNFHALLKAHRVQVVGVPYTPNGPDVARFEAALQAHAPRLYITNSGLHNPTGATLSAATAHRLLMAAEGSDLVIVEDDIFADFEISPAPRLAAFDGLARVIQLGSFSKTVSASLRCGYIAARGDWIDGLADLKIATSFGSGRLAAEAVLIALTDSGYRRHLETLRRRLAEQMAKTVARLQGLGIRPWLLPQAGLFLWCRLPEGMEAAAIARACLQEGVVLAPGNAFSQSLSAGDFLRFNVAQSTDERIFTVLARAMQSVPRQRR, from the coding sequence ATGGCCGATATCCGCGCCCGGATCGCCGCCCGCACCTGCCTGCCGGGCGCGCGCCTGCCCTCCGTGCGCATGCAGGCGCGCGCGCTGCGCGTGTCGGTGTCGACGGTGGTGGAGGCCTACGAGCGGCTGGTGGCCGAAGGCGCGATCGTGGCGCGACCGGGGTCGGGCTTCTACGTGGCCGGGCCGGTGGCGCCGCTGGCGCTGGCGCACCTCGGCCCGAAGCTCGACAGGCAGATCGACCCGCTGTGGGTGTCGCGGCAATCGCTGGAAGCGGATGCGCGCGTGCTCAGGCCCGGCTGCGGCTGGCTGCCGCCGGCGTGGCTGTACGCCGCGGGGATGCGCCGCGCGCTGCGCACGCTGGCGCGCGCCGACACCCTGGAACTGACCGAGTACGCCACGCCCCTGGGGCATCCGGGCCTGCGCCAGTTCCTGTCGCGACGGCTGGCGGGCAACGGCGTACAGGCGCCGCCGGAGCAGATCCTGCTCGCCGAATCGGGAACGCATGCGATCGACCTGATCTGCCGGTTCCTGCTCTCGCCGGGCGACACCGTCCTGGTCGACGACCCGTGCTACTTCAATTTCCACGCCTTGCTCAAGGCGCATCGCGTGCAGGTCGTAGGCGTGCCGTATACGCCGAACGGACCGGACGTGGCGCGCTTCGAGGCCGCCCTGCAGGCGCACGCGCCGCGGCTGTACATCACCAATTCCGGGCTCCACAACCCCACCGGCGCGACCCTGTCGGCGGCGACGGCGCACCGGCTGCTGATGGCGGCCGAGGGCTCGGACCTGGTGATCGTCGAGGACGACATCTTCGCCGACTTCGAGATCAGCCCGGCGCCCAGGCTGGCGGCCTTCGACGGCCTGGCGCGGGTCATCCAGCTCGGCAGCTTTTCCAAGACGGTCTCGGCGTCACTGCGGTGCGGCTACATCGCGGCACGGGGCGACTGGATCGACGGCCTCGCCGACCTGAAGATCGCCACGAGCTTCGGCAGCGGCCGGCTGGCGGCCGAAGCCGTGCTGATCGCGCTCACCGACAGCGGCTACCGCAGGCATCTGGAGACCCTGCGGCGCCGGCTGGCGGAGCAGATGGCCAAGACCGTGGCGCGGCTCCAGGGCCTGGGCATCCGGCCCTGGCTGCTGCCCCAGGCCGGCCTGTTCCTCTGGTGCCGGCTGCCCGAGGGCATGGAGGCCGCGGCGATCGCGCGCGCCTGCCTGCAGGAGGGCGTCGTCCTTGCGCCCGGCAATGCCTTCAGCCAGTCGCTGAGCGCCGGCGATTTCCTGCGCTTCAACGTCGCGCAATCCACCGACGAGCGGATATTCACGGTGCTCGCGCGCGCCATGCAGTCCGTGCCGCGGCAGCGCCGCTAG
- a CDS encoding DMT family transporter — protein MQKTTAGWINGCIAVAIFAGSLPATRVAVADFSPVFLTCARASIAALLGLALLLAFRQPRPRRIELPALAVTALGVVVGFPLLTALALRHVTSAHSIVFVGMLPLCTAVFAVVRAGERPRPPFWGFSLAGACSVVGYAALGGLDASLQGDLLMLAAVVLCGLGYAEGARLSRTLGGWQVICWALVLSLPVMLSLALLTRPASFGDVRMPAWLGLGYVSLFSMLIGFVFWYRGLAQGGIAAVGQLQLFQPFIGLGLAALLLHETVSWTMLAVTLVAVVCVAGAKQYAR, from the coding sequence ATGCAAAAAACGACCGCCGGCTGGATCAACGGGTGTATCGCCGTGGCGATCTTTGCGGGTTCGTTGCCCGCGACCCGCGTCGCGGTCGCCGATTTTTCCCCCGTGTTCCTGACCTGTGCCCGCGCCAGTATCGCCGCCTTGCTCGGGCTGGCGCTGCTGCTGGCGTTCCGGCAGCCGCGGCCGCGCCGCATCGAGCTTCCCGCCCTGGCGGTGACCGCGCTGGGGGTCGTGGTCGGGTTTCCGCTGCTGACCGCCCTGGCGCTGCGGCATGTCACCTCGGCGCATTCCATCGTGTTCGTGGGCATGCTGCCGTTGTGCACGGCGGTCTTTGCCGTGGTGCGCGCCGGCGAACGCCCGCGTCCGCCGTTCTGGGGCTTCTCGTTGGCCGGCGCCTGCAGCGTCGTCGGCTATGCGGCGCTGGGCGGTCTCGATGCCTCGTTGCAGGGCGATCTGCTGATGCTGGCCGCGGTGGTGCTCTGCGGGCTGGGCTATGCGGAGGGCGCCCGGCTGTCGCGCACGCTGGGCGGATGGCAGGTCATCTGCTGGGCGCTGGTGCTGTCGCTACCAGTGATGCTATCGCTGGCCCTGCTGACGCGGCCGGCATCGTTCGGCGATGTGCGGATGCCGGCATGGCTCGGACTGGGCTATGTCTCGCTGTTCAGCATGTTGATCGGTTTCGTGTTCTGGTACCGCGGCCTGGCGCAGGGCGGCATCGCCGCGGTCGGGCAGTTGCAGTTGTTCCAGCCCTTCATCGGCCTGGGCCTGGCCGCGCTGCTGCTCCACGAAACGGTGAGCTGGACGATGCTGGCGGTGACCCTGGTGGCGGTGGTCTGCGTGGCCGGCGCGAAACAGTACGCCCGCTGA